The DNA sequence TCAATTTTTTTTCATGGAGTGCCTTTTGACGCTCTATATCCAAAAAATCCGCTTTTAAAGAACAGATACACAATGCTGATAGCATAAAGATTTTAAACCATCTTCTCATCTATTTTTTCTCAAATCTTTCTAAAAGAGTTACAAATTCACTTTTTGAAGCTGCCCCTTGTACTTCATAAAGTACTTGGGACGCATCACTGCTTACAAAATAAAACGTTGGTGTCATGCGAGATGTTAAAAGCTCAGGTATTTCATCTTTATTAATGTCTAATTTAAGAAACACATAGTGACGATCCAGTCTGTTTTTGACCTCTTCTTTAGAGAGAACAAACTTTTCCATTTTTTCACAGTAAGAACAAGATTCCATCACGAGTTCCACCAATATCAGCTTCTTTTGCGTTTGAGCTTTATCCATTGCTTCAGTTAAATTTGACGCAACAAGACTTAGACTCATTATTAAAAATCCACACAAAATCTTGATCATTTCGTTACCTTTTTACCTTTTTGTTGCACAAGAAGTCCGATTATAATAAAAATTAAACCAATAAAAGTTGAAAAAAGAATCGTCTCTCCAACAAATAAGGAAATAAACAGCAAAGATAAAAAAGGAGATATAAAAATGAGATTAGCAATTTTTGCAGTATTTGTACTTAGCTTCATCGCTTGCAACCACAAAACAAAGGTAATGCCCATCTCAAATACTCCCACATAGAATGACCCTAAAAAGCCATAGAAGTTAAACGTCAGAGGATGTGCAGTTACAAGTACATAAATAAAAATGGCAGGTACACCACAGAGAAAATTGATAAAAAGACCAATCAAAGGATCTACATGTAATTTTGTATTATAAATCCAAAACAATGACCATAAGAGCGTTGAAAAAAGTGCTAAAAAAACACCTGTA is a window from the Sulfurospirillum oryzae genome containing:
- a CDS encoding thioredoxin family protein; translated protein: MIKILCGFLIMSLSLVASNLTEAMDKAQTQKKLILVELVMESCSYCEKMEKFVLSKEEVKNRLDRHYVFLKLDINKDEIPELLTSRMTPTFYFVSSDASQVLYEVQGAASKSEFVTLLERFEKK